A region of the Echeneis naucrates chromosome 15, fEcheNa1.1, whole genome shotgun sequence genome:
TGGTCCCCAAACCCTGGTCTGTGGGTCGCTTGGTACCGGGCTgcacagaaagaagaaataacttatctactttatatttgtttttgtggtgtatcttattttgaaggcatGTTTAAATGTTACCATAGTGACCAGGGACCAAGGACACAGTGGATTCAggtttattattgtattattatataaatatccGTTTTTATGCTGGTCAGGGTTTAGGTTAGCAGTTTATGTTATATTTATCCGCCACACCTCAAAGGCTGGTCTGACGTTAAACCAGTCATTCGTTCATTCAGAGAAATCTAGATAGTAGATCGGGAATTACTGCTTGTAAATTATGAATTTAAATACCTTGATATTAGTTGTGTGTGCTGAGCTTATCGGGGAAATGTCTCAGCACAGTCCCGATACAGCTGATGTTTTCTGCACTCATTTTTCTCCCATTCATTTATGTTAGTGTCACTCTTCATTTATGTTGCAGATTTCAGAGGTCTGTTTGGTCCTGACATTCAAGGAAAGGACAAAATTCAGtttgctgaaatatttatttacacataacTAGTGGCCATTATATGAAAAGAAgtaacatttttacagtttatttacaTTACCTGTAAGgcattttatacatatatatatctatagatATACATAGATATCtatagagatatatatatagatatagtgTACATTGAAATTTgacaggaaaaaacaacagataaaacAAAGCTAAATGACACTGAGGTATAAAATACAACCAAAGACAATAgcaaaacttaaataaaatggaacatAAGGGGGGGAAATATCACAATCTCATCATTCCTCATCTGCTTTTTGAATATTTCGTCAATAATGTGGAGTGAGGTGAGAAGAACttcaaaacaaactgcagaggCTTCTTGGTAACTGTACTGAATTGCTGTTGGTGCAGCTCTACATTGCAATTTTAATTTTCCAAGTTGGAATAGAGAGATCAATCTTCAACACATCTGTGTCCAATTTGGGATCAAGTTATtttacacagcaacaacagctaATCATGTTTATGTTATGTCATTTTGGGATGAGAGAGGATCATCTCTTTGCTCAtagtttgttctttttgtctgaTGACAACTTCGGCATTGTTATCATATTTGACAAAAGGAATACAACAACATCAGATAAATAGCAATAATATTTAACATTGGAACAGAACCTTATGTATGAACATCCGCTTACAGATAGTTTAACTCAGATGAGAAATAACTTATTTTGTTACAATGGCCCTGAAAGTTTGACTCAAAGAAAACACcttcaaacagaaaatacacaaagcaATTGAGAAAAACCATTTGGCATTTTGACTACTCAACACAACCAGATTTACAAATGCCCTACTGACCTGTACTTCCAGGTGACACTAATCGGACAAAGCAAGGTGGGACACGTGCATGGATGTGCAAACCCTGTTTCCCAGCAGTTCTGACACATTTTAGTGTCCTGCGGAAACACTTCTGTTGCTTTGTATGTAgttgttgtatgtttgtgtatttggttgtgttttgaGAATTTTACAGTTGCTTTGTTGTCAATTTGATGTtttgaattttgtgttttgtctatttTCATGTCTTCTGGTTGAAGTGCATTGAGCCCTCAGGGCCACCAGATGGTCGGTTGTTTTTCAACCTGGGAGTTACTCTCAAAACGAAATGTTTGTCAAAACAggctcattcatttttttctatttctctgaGTGGACATTGTTGTCCAATGACCATGACACTTTAGTTTTGTGAGGCTTCATCATTCAACGCCAACAAGAAGTAACATTTAACTTGATTCCAAACTCACAGATGTGCTGAAGTCCACACCAGAACACAGTCACATTAGTTCTTCTGGTTATATGTTTGAGACAATAATTCTACtggtggaaaaataaacatttgatgaATAGAAGACAAATTGTTATGTTAAGGACTATTTCCAACAAATAGTCATTACATTAAAGGGGAATGAGTTCATAAAGGATTCCTTCATTATTGCCAGTTTGTTACAAGCATCACTGGTCTGATAGTGATTAGTGTCCCTGTACAGCAGCTCATGTTCACGCTCACAAAGTGCTCTCTTTATTCATGACGGAGTGTGTTGATCCTCTGGATGTTCAAAGAGCACGAGCAGAGTGTTGGAACTATAAAGTAAGTTTTTTGCTTAGTTGGTAACTGAAATGAATCAGAAAGTGCTGTTTGTATTACCGTTCAGTCTGTGGGAGATGGTTGCTGCATCTCACTAAAATTCTCCATTGTTTATTTTCAAGTGCTTTGACACTTTTGGAAAgttcttttgtaaaaacacacttccCCAGTTGACTTCCAGACTAActtcggaaaaaaaaaaaaaacttgcacaAAACTTGTATCTTTAAATCTAAGCAGAAAAGACCAAAGACCAGCTCAGGCTCACAGCACAGTGGGTGAGACAGTGTTTTACCTCCCTTCCACTTGGACGCCCCCCCTGTCTTCTTGTTGCTTGTTTCTGATGTAATGcggaaaaaggagaaaggtaGAGATCTGGAGAATACACAACTCAACGCTGTGATTTTTTGCTGCTGCAATCAAACTTCCATTTCATTATTCAGAGACAGTCTGTACTAAGTTCACTGCAGTGTCTTTCTGTTTGGTGGTGCAGTCACTTGATTTTCAGATGAGAGAGAAACTGCAAGAGTAACTAAGTTTAggttaaaagaagaagaaggtgtcAAACTAAAAAGGAACACAACCATTAAATAAGGAAAATCTGTCTCCTAAACCCCTCCCCACCCCGTGTCCCACCTCTCCTTTCTCACTCTTACTCCTGGCCACCCGTTGAGTCTTCGGATTGAATGGCAACCAGAAAAAACTACATGGCAGCAGCACCCGCCTAATCTCATAATTTAAGGCTGTTAGAGAACTTTCTGGTGAATGTTTGGAAAGTATTCCTCAGTAGTGTGCATGCATGGCTGGTTGGAGGTTGGGGATGAAATATAAAAGCCAAAGTTACATTGGGTTGTGGAAATCAGAGAAGTGTGGAGGTGATGAACTCTTAAACAGAAACGTGTTCAGGACTCATGAAGACACTTATCACATGGTGCAGGGCTGGAAGGGCTTTTCTCAACtcaattcattttcagtgaATCGACTACTTCTTAatttaacaaataataattgctcattgttgttttttaagcatttttctAATGATAGTGAGGTTATATTTTTGGCTTTTGGACTGTTcatttttggcaaaaaaaagaaaattctttaTGACAACTTCAAGTGTTTTGGTCTTTGAAaagatttaaacacagaaaaaagacaaactgattGCTAATGATGTTCTTTCATCAGTCCTGTGAAAGATCAATCTCCTAATTGTTGCATATATTAAGCAAATAACTTGAAAATGACTTTTATCATTAGTTACTGCTTTGATTCTTTCATCTATAAAGTGATCAGCTGTCCAAAATATGCACATTTAAGAAGTTGGAGCTGAttacatttgactttttttctggATGATTAACTTGGAATGAACTCCTTATGAAAAATGTCAATCGGATTTTATAATAGCAGATCTGATCATGTGAACAGTGTAACGCAGCAAcgttcagaaaaagaaaactgtctgCCTTGATCTCTAACATTTGACAGCCACATTGATGGAGTTAAGTCAAGTTCTCTGGTGGGgagattcatttttaaaaaatattcaaatcttTACCTGCATTTTGCAGTATCTTGCGATGATGCAGCAAGCAGGGGGAGCTCGACTAAAAGTCCTCATTCTCAAGCCAAAAGTAATAAGTTTAACGCAAAGTTTGCTTTGCTAAGAGTTTCTCACCTTAGCAACGGCATGGTTTAATCCCCCAAACGACCAACAAAGGAAACACTTAACACTACGTTAATGAAGTGGATGTGCGTGGTTTGTTTTGTCCTGatgatgctgcagtgctgcagacATAAAGTGCTGAGAGCAAATCTGGATCTACGAAACACTGATGTCCCCACCTGCAGGAAACACCCTGTACAAACACATCATCCCTGGCTCACTGTGCTCCAACATTAGGCAAGAGCTTCATCCTGATCGatagcttttgtttgtttttctttttcattgtaatGGTAATGATAGTAGTGTCAATCTGTCAATTCAGGAGAACTATGTAAATGACACTTAAATGAGAATTAAAATCATCAGTCCCAAAATACTTAGTCACCTGTACTTGTATTTCATTAGGATCAATGAAAAGTATAATTTGATTTCTTAGCACTGATTAGAAATACAACTTCCCATGTTCTGAGTTTTTTTTGCCAACAGATGAAAAGTTGTGAAAGTTACacggaaaataaaaaaaaaaaaaaatctatagcCAGTATTTTAGCATCAGCCATACTACTGCTGATTCCCATAGTTTTTGGATCCAGACTGCTTCAAGCTAGTATGCAGGAAAAGAATCATTGAGTGAGATCAGAACCACAAGGAACTACAATATTAATTCAGTCCCGaaggttttttatgttttcgaagcttttaaaaaataattagcacCAAAAGTTAGAAGTGGAGTCTTTGAGAATTACACAGGGCATAACACTTGAGTTTAGTGGTGTTAATGTCCCAGCATGGTGAGCAGGGCCAAACAGTGAGTTGGCCTGCCAGACTTTTTCCTCCCAACCTGCAGGGGAAGTAAAACATCTAACTGACAGTCAGTCGGGACAGATTCAGTCTCTCAGTTAAATACCAATGGTTGCTGGAAAGGTTTAAAATTGACAAACCACTTTGGGTTCCCACAACTGCTGGCCTCGCGGCTCTGCTCATGCTCTCTGAGCGTGTAATGTCAGCCCCCACCTTCATGTCCGGCCCGTGTTCGCGTCAAGCTTCATAGCCAGGCCTCTGGAGTGCAAGTTTATCTTCAGGCTATGGATCTTCAAGCCTCACAGTTAACATCTGAACGTTGCTCTATGAGCTGCAACCCTCACCACTAACGTCTGAAGGAATATAGCGTTAGTGAGTGTTAACTTCTCGTAGCTGGACtggtgtttttgtctgtctctttaatACCATCCTTCATCAGAACAGAAAAGACCTGAAAGAAAGTGTTAACAGATGATCATTTAATCACTGCTTTTCATTTCGTCTTCAATGATTCATAAAAGACAGACggaaacacaaaaactaaactGCGTCATCAGGAGAGGCAGACTAGGCAGATATTAGATGGAAGAGGTAATTAAGTCCCAAATGGCCCTTCATATTAGCACATTTTGCATCATGTACAATAAAACCCCCTAAAGCTTCCATAAAGATGACAAAGCAATGCTGCTGCCCCAAAACCCCTTATTTGGCCCTTGATTATGTGCGCTCTAGCGAGTATCTACCTATTGTCTGTATTCGAGGGTTTCAGGGAACATTTCTAAGTTGTAACATTTGACAATTGTGTGCAATGTTGCCTGTTTTTCTGGGACTGACTGCTGAGAACTGACCTGATTCCAGCGGCGGTTTCTGctgattatgtgtgtgttggccatgGCGGTGAAAAGTGTATGTGACTGCAGGTCCTCTGGCAGGCGGGTGAGGAATTGAGCGATATGTATGAAGTCCATCTGTAGCAGGACGTCCTCGTACAGACGCAGGATTCCCAGCCCCGTCCGAAACAAACTCTCCTCCCCGTCCCGACAAAACACGTCCCACACCCGACATGCCACATCCAGGGGGAGGGACTTACTGTACAGAGTGAATATCCTACACATACAGGGAAAAAGAATCATTTTACAATATGTCCAAATATCTGAACAGGGgctttatttcaaaatgcacGAGTTTGATCATACAGCTGTTCACAAGCTGCTCTCAACAATCTGCCACACAAAGCTCCTGCTGCTCATATATCCACCCACTTGTGTAGTTATCTATTCTAATGAAAACCACTAAACACATTCATCAACATCTGAAGTGATACACACTTTCCTGTGTCATTAATTCCAATAATATAATGTGTACTCAATTAGAAATGCACCAATCTGCAGAAGAAGTATGTATTTTAGTGGTATAACTCAAATTTAATGCTTGTACTTTTGtgcttttacaaaataaatgttgcaTACACATGCGTAAATGCTACATTTTAAACACAGGAAAGTATTTCAAGACAGTAGTTATTAAGGGTGTATAATGTTTCCTCATGCCCcctatttttaaacaaattaggtttctttttttttttttttagagtttgGACATTAGCTCATTGCAAGCGTTTAAAGTCCTGTCAAATTCATTTACCATGTAGTGCGAGTTTGTTTCTGACCTGTTGTCACTAGATCTCTAGAGAAGCCTGATAGAGGAcatgtaaaacatgtttttgttcttaACTCGACACAAATATGTCATCTTGTGGATATGAACAAATGCAAAATTTATGAACTTATATGAATGGGTATAGAATCGGAGTTGTAACAAAAGTTCATTATCATTTAATGCCCTGTTTCATGTACTGGACAAAGTGGATTATTGTCAGAGTTGTTCACTAGGTGGTTCAATTTTGCTGATTTTGATAAGAGTGCCTCTGATAACAGCAGTATTTTACTCCCTGATGACTCACCAGTCGATCAGATAGAGGTCAGGGGTGAGGTTGTTGATCTGGAAATGGCTGAAGAGACGAGGCAGATTCTCCTCAAAGAAAACTTCAAAAGCTGCAAAATACTTCAACATCTGTGACAGACGGAGTGAAGAGAGGATGAGGAGTAGAAGTAAAGATCAGATGTCACCGCAGGTTATGCAACATAAAACAGTTGTGCATGTGTACCAGTTCATGGTCAACTCTGAAGAAGGCCATCTGACAGGGTTTGTTGAGCAGGTTGGCAAAGGTGATGAAGgcctcagcttcctccaggTTTAGGATCAGCACAGCAGCAATGAACGACATTCCCTGGACCTGACAGAGCACATACATAGATGCTTGGTTATTATTTAAGAGGTTTTTCAGCTAGGTATCAAACACAAAGTTCAATAATAATTTCCAAATCTTCAGACTCAATTTAAGCAAACTGCCAACTGTTAATGCATCAGATCTATTGAATAAATGTTACAATATGAAGAGGTGGACATTTTAAACCCTGCTGGATAATCTGATCTTACATAGGGAAACTTACATAGCCAATGTCAGGCCTGTAACAGGTGTAAGCCCCTAGTACACTGTGGAGGAGGTCATGATAAGGACCGCcctgcagaggagaaagaggataTTACTGAGATCATTAAAATATGTAAGGAGGAAGAAAGTCAGGTTGGAGAAGGAGGTTCTATTGATGACTTTGGGACTAAAATGGGAGTGCAAGCAGCAGTTCTGACCTTTGAAAATGGGAGCTGAACAAACATCTGCTGCACATCTGTTACCTTTtggaagatgaagagagaggggaacGTTCTGGAAATGTCCAGTTTGATGAGGTCCAGACTGGACTCTCTGTCAGCCAGAGATGCTCCTCCAtctaacaggaaaacacacaagaagGGAATATGTCAGTTCACTTCAGCTGCTTTTCAGGTTAATTTCAAGGTATATTTCCAGCAGACAGCTTGACAGAAGGGCTGAATGTTCATCCCCAACAATGTTTAATGTAACAGGGGCATCAGAGTTAACGCTGGGGCTGTGTCATACCGCTCTCACTGTCGTTGACTGAGCTGGTTTCACTGTAACTCCTCCACTTCTCTTTGGCCCTGGACAGAAAGATCTCGTACAGCTCTACACAAAGAGGCAAAAACATCCAAATTCAAATTGCAAAGAAAACACGAGAGCACTCTGCAAGAAAGAACCATTTCCTCTGACGGACACAGACTTTGAAACACCAAACAGTAAGCTACACAACCCACACAAAAATCTCACATCCAGCATATCTCAAAAATTCTCAGTGGGGTTaaggtctggactctgtggtgGCCAAtccatgtgtgaaaatgatgtCTCATGCTCCCTGAACCAGTCTTTCACAATTTGAGCCCAATGAATCCTGGTACTGTCATCTTGGAATATGCCCATGCcatcagggaagaaaaaaatccattgaTGGAATAACCTGGTCATTCAGTATATTCAGGTAGTCAGCTGACCTCATTCTTTGAGCACATACTGTTGCTGAACCAAGACCTGACCAACTGCAGCATCCCCAGATCATAGCACTGCCCCCCACAGGCTTGTACGGTAGGCACTAGGCATGATGGGTGCATCACTTCATCCGCCTCTCTTCTTACCCTGATGCGCCCATCACTCTGGAACAGGGTAAATCTGGACTCATCAGTCCACATGACCTTCTTCCATTTCTCAAGTGTCCAATCTCGATAAGTGGTTTTCTTAAGGCTACAAACCTGTTTAGtcccctttgtgtgtgtgtggaaatgctCCCACTTTCACTATTAAACATAGCCGtgagttctgtttttttccaatttgctttcacaaaacatttaagTGATCACGATCATTGAAGATTTTTTCCAACCACATTTCTTCCCCAAAGATGATGGTTCCCCACTATCCTTCCAGTTTTTAATAATGCATGGGACAGTTCTTAAGCCAATTGTAGTAGTTTCAGTAATCTCCTTACATGTTTTCTGTGGTTGATACATGACAGTAATTTGACCCTTCTGAAACAGATTAACATCTTTTCCACGACTACAGGATGTGTCTTCCAACATGGCTGTTTAAGAAGTGAGACACTACTCACTGCATCAGTTAGGGTTAACTAACATAATCATCCATGCAGTAATTATCCAATGGGAGGCTCTTGCCTATTTGTTTTGAACAGGCAGTGTAGCTTCAACATCTTTCATTCCCACTTTACTTCCCTTCTGTCTGTAACTCAAGCTAGGACAATAAATCTTGACACATAATTCACATAAAATAACTTTCCacgagaaaacaaacatgacgatTCTACATTTGTCTGGGACTACTTTCAACAGTGGATTAAACCACATTTGGTGTTGGGGAGAGCAGGATGGTGTGTCTGGAACTGAGTCAGGATAAACCAAATTATGTCCATTCACGGTGACAACATGCCACCCAGTGCGGCAGTGAGGCTCATGGATGGGTTTGTACCTGGTGTGATGTTGAGCTCGTTGCCGATGGCGAGGCTCCATACTCTTCCTCTGACACTGGGAGGAAGTCCCTGCCACCAGAGCTCCCTGACCCGTCTCGTTCCCTTCCTACATACACCAACAATGACCTCAATCAACATGCTGGACGAACAAGGTGTGAACACTTTGTTGAACATGTGGAGCTTTGGAGACGTACATGGCATCCCAGTTTGGGAGGATCTCCTTGTTCCAGACCACCATTGCATGGGAGATGCTGTCCTCCTGTCTGTGCCTCTCCTTCATCTGACGCTTCTTCTTTTGAGCATCTTTCAACTCtgagataaacacaaagacacacaatggcAATTTGACCCAGCTGTTGAGTGAATACCTGCCAGATCTTTGACAGATCAAATCAAAGCAGAACAACAGCTTCCTAACAAAAATGTTTACGCCAGTAGAACCTGTTTGTGCCAAAGTGATGTTTGGTGGTTCTTTGCCAACTTAGTTGAGGAGATAATTTCAGATACTGGTTATAATTAACTGTTTAAATTTGCTTTATATGCACTTTTATTACAGCCTTTTTGTGAGGACCATTGTAGCAGGATTTTTCTGTTCTGCCTAATAACACAATCTAATTGTTAtaagactttttttcttcttgctgctTTTTTCCAATCATAACAAGTATTCATTTGAGTTACGCAAATactaaatcatttcatttatttgcattgTATTGTATGTACACTATAccaatgtatgtgtgtgtgcctaccTCTCCTCTTGGCTCCTGCCACCATCTCCTCATACTCCATCTTGTGTCTCTGGGTTTCCTCCTCTGACTTAGCAGGTAGGTTCCTAAGGGAAAGGCAGAGTCACCTGTCAGGAGTTCAGCCACCGTGACAcagtgtctctttctctcattgCTGCATCTCTCACCAGATGGCCACTGTTGCTAAGCAACTACTGAGAGCCTACATAAAGATCACGACTCTTCAACATAAAATCTGCAATAGTCTTAATTTGTATTGAGAATATCCCACTGAGCACTGCCTCTATGTCAATGTTTAGATttggttttaacatttattttgtctgttttgcattgtttgttAATGACCACCCTCATTTTTTGTTATCTATGTGAGGTGACTGTTACAACTCTCTCTGCTTACAGATAGATTCTTTGTTGTCTGCCCAAAAGTGTAGcagaaatttgtctttgacaGAGCTCATCACTTTTACACActctcatacacaaacacaaataagccattaaaacatttacaaaaatataaagcaCAATAGCAGCAAGTCATTTTGGGTTGTTTAAGTTGAAGTTCCTCTACTGTCAAGGGCTGTGACTGCAGatggaatgaatgatttttttgtggATTATTTTCCTGACCAGAAGGGCTTTGTATCTCCTGCCTAGAGGGAGgagcatgaatgaatgatggagAGGATGTGATGGCGCTCATACAGAGGGGACAGTGGGCTTTGTGGTGAACCAATTATTTTGCTGGATTGCTGGATTGAGCTGTGATGCGTaatagttttgttttctctttgctggTGAGGAAGTTGTACCAAGATGTGATATTGAAGCTGAGAATGGATTCTATAAGTGACCGGTAAACCATTGTTAAAATCTTTTTACTGACGTTAAAATGCCTCAGCTTCCTTAGAAGATGAAGACACTGGAGTGTTTTGTTGTAGATGAGTGTTTGAAAGGACAGACGGGTGTCCATCTGCGTCCCCCAATATTTTAAATTCTCCACCTGTTCAAGCTGCTCTCCCTGAATTGACAGTGGTTCAGTTCCAGTGATTTCTCCCTGAAAGTTGTGACCAGGTCGTTGACTGCCAGTTGGTACTGGGTGGGAGCTTCCAAACTGTCCATGTGGGCCACCAAGCCCATGTCATCGGCATATGTAAAAAGACTCATTCCATCCCCGCTACAAGTGATGTTGTTGGTGTAGGCAGAGAACAGAATGGGGCATAAAACACAACCTTGTGGGAGCCCTGTGTTTAAAACCAGTGTACTGgatttaaaaccatttaaaaacacCTGTCGTGGTCTGTCCATTAGAAAGTCCTTTATCCATAAAATCTAAGTTGGGTGAATCTGTAGGTCCAGCAGGCAGAGCAGCTGAGTGTCAGCGTTTACAGTGGTCAAAGCAGAGAAGTCTATAAATAGAATCCAAGTGTGTGTCGTGTGGAGTCCATGTTAAAATGCGTCAAGAGACCCAAACTGGAGAGGATCCAGTTTTCCGGACAGCATGTGTgacattacattacacatttattcattcatttgagaTTAGCAACTCTGTTTGgatctaaaatgtgttttataggCAACATTCAACAGATTTCTGACTGTGCATGATGAGAGAAGACATGATGCCAATTCCAAGTTATTTATGAATATAATGTACATATGTCTGAATCTTGGGGCAATTTCTATATGGCGTTTGGATGTTCTTTCTGTGTGCATGGTGGTTTTctattggtgactttaaatcaACTGTCTGCATGTGgacaaaattacaaactgaTCAAATTTGAGGTGCTTAAAATGTCCAGAAAGATTGAGCTGAAAAACACCAAGACAACTTTAGGAAACTGACTGTGAGATTATGTTTACTTTGGGTAGGTGTCCTTTCCAATTATGCCTCCCCCTCAAGACAAATGCCCAATTTTTGCTTGCAAGTTTTCATTAAACCAACATATTAGGTTTTTTGGCAGAGGGTCTATAGACCTATTTTAATGTGAACCAAGTGTAAAATTACAGATGACATGCAACAATTATACATATATTGACTAAACATTAACAATTATATCTAACACCAGGAAGTTACTTTGATAGTGGTTTGAATCCTGGTGGAAACATCTGATGAggtttctcagtgtgtgtcagagtgtcAATAAAATCTAACATGAAACCAAAGCTACTATATTTCATGATTCCTCAACTTGGACCAAAGGCTTATTTTGGGTCCCTGTGTGTGACTCACGCTGGTCGGTCCTCCAGGATGAGTGCTGTGGTAGAGAGAGGCTCAAACTCCaggttcttcctcctccctgccGCTGGGGGGTGATGAGGACAAGTGGACCCACCCAAGTCCTTCACCTGCTCCTCCTATGGGCATGAAACGAAGATATAGAGTGCTGTGAGACATGGGTACCCTGCATTCAACAGCTAACAGTTGTCAGGACCATTAGCTATTAGCTGCATGTCAAATCCTCTGAACTTCACTAAATTACAAATACCTCTTCCATCCCAGCAGAAAGGTCTGAA
Encoded here:
- the tbc1d12a gene encoding TBC1 domain family member 12, giving the protein MEKERGGEPFSVDLNENEDGGQKAAHTSYISRTLLVGVSGGQYFVTADRDAPDQKEIMLDLVAAEKCRCVVSAVRGHQGCLNGFPESLDREGDGGEGLGLTGTTATSCPAVLGARVSAEAGRQMRENRAGESRGKAPDLPADGGAVPARDQLLPCRAVNMSNGVADSPGLEDPGADADLYKPTVFSSPLQSQRLAEGDVDCEEVMVANGGFHATTAACDCCPDVHVGRAAESGFCLRRRADCSSCSGDEHPSSPGPSIPDSAKLPSPCPSTPDGPLSEPITRDLRLPVRPHSLRTDPNHAVSLSCDATPLSPDEDGGFYFGEAGQEEDFRSVLEAGRRQSAPDKLSDLPDSKLMPKRFGIADFFTRSLFSRKSKEPKAPSHNATGWRLFGKTAARDVDQTKDPDFSFSSEQEEQVKDLGGSTCPHHPPAAGRRKNLEFEPLSTTALILEDRPANLPAKSEEETQRHKMEYEEMVAGAKRRELKDAQKKKRQMKERHRQEDSISHAMVVWNKEILPNWDAMKGTRRVRELWWQGLPPSVRGRVWSLAIGNELNITPELYEIFLSRAKEKWRSYSETSSVNDSESDGGASLADRESSLDLIKLDISRTFPSLFIFQKGGPYHDLLHSVLGAYTCYRPDIGYVQGMSFIAAVLILNLEEAEAFITFANLLNKPCQMAFFRVDHELMLKYFAAFEVFFEENLPRLFSHFQINNLTPDLYLIDWIFTLYSKSLPLDVACRVWDVFCRDGEESLFRTGLGILRLYEDVLLQMDFIHIAQFLTRLPEDLQSHTLFTAMANTHIISRNRRWNQVFSVLMKDGIKETDKNTSPATRS